The genomic stretch TTGTGCCCTTGCATTGctgttgaattttagctcgaactTCAAACTGAATCAGTTTCAGACAACCTGCAGGAGCTTGGATTTGCAATTCATGTCTGCTGCCATTTCGTTGCCTCCAAATGTGGTAAGTAACAGCATTCAGAATGCTATTAATGATTCCAACTTTCAGTCTGGACAATCTAGCATTCCCCCTCCAATCCTGGTCTCTAGTTTCAGGCAATGAGTAACCAGTCCATTCACGAATCAAAGCCAACACTGCCTTACTGTACTGACATTTAAAAAACAGATGCTGCATGGTTTCTTCCTCACTTCCACAGATGCAACAGAGATTATCACTAGCAATGTTGAGCCTAAAGAGCTTGTCCTTAGTGTTAAGACCCCGATGATGATACATTCAG from Silene latifolia isolate original U9 population chromosome 2, ASM4854445v1, whole genome shotgun sequence encodes the following:
- the LOC141640938 gene encoding uncharacterized protein LOC141640938 — protein: MYHHRGLNTKDKLFRLNIASDNLCCICGSEEETMQHLFFKCQYSKAVLALIREWTGYSLPETRDQDWRGNARLSRLKVGIINSILNAVTYHIWRQRNGSRHELQIQAPAGCLKLIQFEVRAKIQQQCKGTMSRRDRSWLEKLM